In one window of Acidovorax sp. HDW3 DNA:
- the lon gene encoding endopeptidase La: MSGHNPLPATPIELPLLPLRDVVVFPHMVIPLFVGRPKSIRALELAMEADRRIMLVAQKAAAKDEPSAEDMFDVGCVSTILQLLKLPDGTVKVLVEGQQRALVGTIVDEETHFLASVAPVVPSQSAADPSEIEALRRAVMQQFDQYVKLNKKIPPEILSSISSIDDAGRLADTIAAHLPLKLENKQVVLDLDDVKLRLENLFEQLDREVDILNVDKRIRGRVKRQMEKNQRDFYLNEQVKAIQKELGEGEDGADIEDIEKKIKLAKMPAEARKKAESELKKLKLMSPMSAEATVVRNYMDVLTGLPWSKKNKIKHDLINAEAVLNEDHFGLEKVKDRILEYLAVQQRVDKVKAPILCLVGPPGVGKTSLGQSIAKATGRKYVRMALGGMRDEAEIRGHRRTYIGAMPGKVLQSLNKVGTRNPLFLLDEIDKLGTDFRGDPSSALLEVLDPEQNHAFGDHYVEVDFDLSDVMFVATSNSMNIPPALLDRMEVIRLSGYTEDEKVNIAIKYLLPKQMGNNGVKDSELRVDESAVRDIVRYYTREAGVRSLERELSKICRKVVKGLQLKKLTPQVVVAAANLQEYLGVRKYDYGRAEQKNQIGQVVGLAWTEVGGDLLTIESATMPGKGVITRTGSLGDVMKESVEAARTVVRSRARVLGIKDEAFEKRDIHIHVPDGATPKDGPSAGIAMATAFVSALTGIAVRADVAMTGEITLRGEVTAIGGLKEKLLAALRGGIKTVLIPEENVKDLQEIPDNVKSGLEIVPVKWIDQVLAVALESKPVALADEEAVVAPPPVPTPAAAPRKKPATARAIKH, from the coding sequence ATGTCCGGACACAACCCCTTGCCTGCCACCCCCATTGAACTGCCGCTTCTGCCGCTGCGCGATGTGGTGGTGTTTCCTCATATGGTGATCCCGCTGTTCGTGGGGCGCCCGAAAAGCATTCGGGCGCTTGAGCTGGCGATGGAGGCCGATCGCCGCATCATGCTGGTGGCACAAAAAGCCGCAGCCAAAGACGAGCCGTCGGCCGAGGATATGTTTGATGTGGGCTGCGTCTCCACCATCTTGCAGCTGCTCAAACTCCCCGACGGCACGGTCAAGGTGTTGGTCGAGGGCCAGCAGCGGGCGCTGGTGGGCACCATCGTGGACGAAGAGACGCATTTTCTGGCCAGCGTGGCACCGGTCGTGCCGTCCCAGTCGGCGGCGGATCCCAGCGAGATCGAGGCCCTGCGTCGTGCCGTCATGCAGCAGTTTGACCAGTACGTCAAACTGAACAAAAAAATCCCGCCAGAGATTTTGAGCTCAATCTCCAGCATCGATGACGCCGGTCGCCTGGCCGACACCATTGCCGCCCACCTGCCGCTCAAGCTGGAAAACAAACAGGTCGTGCTCGACCTCGACGACGTCAAGCTGCGCCTGGAAAACCTGTTTGAGCAACTCGACCGCGAGGTCGATATCCTCAACGTGGACAAGCGCATTCGCGGTCGCGTCAAGCGCCAGATGGAGAAGAACCAGCGTGATTTTTATCTGAACGAACAAGTCAAGGCGATCCAGAAAGAACTTGGCGAGGGCGAAGATGGCGCCGACATCGAGGACATCGAGAAAAAAATCAAACTCGCCAAGATGCCGGCCGAGGCGCGCAAAAAGGCCGAGAGCGAACTGAAGAAACTCAAGCTCATGTCCCCCATGTCGGCCGAGGCGACGGTGGTGCGCAATTACATGGACGTACTTACCGGCCTGCCTTGGAGCAAGAAGAACAAGATCAAGCACGACCTGATCAACGCCGAGGCGGTGCTCAACGAAGATCACTTTGGCCTGGAGAAGGTCAAAGACCGCATCCTCGAATACCTTGCAGTGCAGCAACGCGTGGACAAGGTCAAGGCGCCCATTCTGTGCCTGGTGGGGCCCCCAGGTGTCGGCAAGACCTCGCTTGGCCAGTCAATTGCCAAAGCCACGGGGCGTAAATATGTGCGCATGGCGCTGGGTGGAATGCGTGACGAAGCCGAAATTCGGGGGCATCGCCGCACCTACATCGGCGCCATGCCGGGCAAGGTGCTGCAAAGCCTGAATAAGGTTGGCACGCGCAACCCCCTGTTCCTGCTCGATGAAATCGACAAGCTGGGCACCGACTTCCGGGGCGACCCTTCCAGCGCTCTGCTGGAGGTGCTCGACCCGGAGCAGAACCACGCCTTTGGCGACCATTACGTTGAGGTCGATTTTGATCTGTCGGACGTGATGTTTGTCGCTACCAGCAACTCCATGAACATCCCCCCAGCGCTGCTTGATCGCATGGAGGTGATCCGCCTCTCGGGCTACACCGAGGATGAGAAGGTCAACATCGCCATCAAATACCTTCTGCCCAAGCAGATGGGCAACAACGGCGTGAAAGACAGCGAGCTGCGGGTTGATGAATCGGCGGTGCGTGACATCGTGCGCTACTACACCCGCGAGGCCGGTGTGCGTTCGCTCGAGCGCGAGCTGTCCAAAATTTGCCGCAAGGTCGTCAAGGGCCTGCAGTTGAAAAAGCTCACGCCCCAGGTGGTGGTGGCGGCGGCCAATTTGCAGGAGTACCTGGGCGTGCGCAAGTACGACTATGGCCGTGCCGAGCAGAAGAACCAAATCGGCCAGGTGGTGGGTTTGGCATGGACGGAAGTTGGCGGCGATCTCTTGACGATTGAGTCGGCCACCATGCCAGGTAAAGGTGTCATCACCCGCACGGGCTCGCTCGGCGACGTAATGAAGGAGTCGGTGGAGGCTGCACGCACCGTGGTGCGCAGCCGCGCCCGCGTGCTGGGCATCAAGGATGAAGCTTTTGAAAAGCGCGACATTCACATCCACGTGCCCGATGGCGCCACGCCCAAAGACGGGCCTAGCGCCGGTATTGCGATGGCGACGGCATTTGTGTCGGCACTCACCGGCATTGCCGTGCGCGCCGATGTCGCCATGACGGGGGAGATCACCTTGCGCGGCGAGGTGACGGCGATTGGCGGCTTGAAGGAAAAGCTGCTGGCCGCGCTGCGTGGCGGTATCAAGACGGTGTTGATTCCCGAGGAGAACGTCAAAGACCTGCAAGAGATCCCGGACAACGTCAAGAGCGGCCTGGAGATTGTGCCGGTGAAGTGGATCGACCAGGTGCTGGCGGTAGCGCTCGAATCCAAACCCGTCGCGCTCGCTGATGAGGAGGCGGTGGTTGCACCGCCACCTGTGCCTACGCCTGCTGCGGCCCCCCGGAAAAAGCCGGCCACAGCCCGTGCCATCAAGCATTGA
- a CDS encoding DUF6806 family protein: protein MSNYNAPFEIHVHGQVQLRADTTFEQLQEALKPLWGYAGARSLADGAASAYEDEPGIEYEPKAHVLRVCWTVSGDEDFRQSLDEMCMGLNELAEQGAAIEVTFYDAEFDEDEASDEEAARDDFLMLFVGPTPAAIMQVQRDLLVQDVVNLMERHFDGAQLGGVVTEIDRLFSERFDALVSSLEIGKPPRGGGGATGHGGGGRRPRHLH, encoded by the coding sequence ATGTCAAATTACAACGCTCCCTTCGAAATCCACGTGCACGGCCAAGTGCAGTTGCGTGCGGACACCACTTTTGAGCAGCTGCAAGAGGCGCTCAAGCCGCTGTGGGGTTACGCGGGGGCGCGCTCGCTGGCCGATGGGGCCGCCAGCGCTTACGAAGATGAGCCTGGGATTGAATACGAGCCCAAGGCGCATGTGCTGCGCGTGTGCTGGACAGTCTCTGGTGACGAAGATTTTCGCCAGTCGCTCGATGAAATGTGCATGGGACTCAATGAGCTGGCGGAGCAGGGCGCGGCTATTGAGGTGACTTTCTACGATGCCGAGTTCGACGAGGATGAAGCCTCGGACGAAGAAGCGGCGCGCGATGATTTTCTGATGCTGTTCGTCGGCCCGACGCCGGCGGCCATCATGCAGGTGCAGCGTGACCTGCTGGTGCAGGACGTGGTCAATCTGATGGAGCGCCATTTTGACGGCGCCCAGCTCGGTGGCGTGGTGACCGAGATCGACCGTTTGTTCAGCGAACGTTTCGACGCCCTGGTCAGCTCGCTCGAAATTGGCAAGCCCCCGCGTGGCGGCGGTGGAGCGACCGGCCACGGCGGCGGTGGCCGGCGCCCGCGCCATTTGCATTGA
- a CDS encoding M48 family metallopeptidase yields MASVVQTAPGLPYLQAYPLALQEQVRGLLARAGLGDWLLRKYPAAHAVRTDKALYQYTAELKARHLRAAGTLNKVLFDSKIHTVRHALGLHTSRSQVQGARLTARHEIRVASLFKQVPPEFLQMIVVHELAHLREREHNKAFYQLCCHMQPDYHQVEFDVRLYLTHLEQQGTPLWGQA; encoded by the coding sequence GTGGCCTCAGTAGTGCAGACTGCACCGGGCTTGCCTTATCTGCAAGCCTACCCCTTGGCCTTGCAAGAGCAGGTGCGTGGCCTGTTGGCGCGTGCCGGGCTGGGCGACTGGCTGCTGCGCAAATACCCGGCAGCCCATGCAGTGCGCACCGACAAGGCGCTGTACCAGTACACGGCAGAGCTCAAAGCGCGCCACCTGCGGGCAGCGGGTACGCTCAACAAAGTGCTGTTCGACAGCAAAATCCACACGGTGCGCCATGCCCTGGGCTTGCATACCAGCCGCAGCCAGGTGCAAGGCGCGCGTTTGACGGCGCGGCACGAGATTCGCGTTGCCAGCCTGTTCAAGCAGGTGCCGCCCGAGTTTTTGCAGATGATCGTGGTGCACGAGCTGGCGCACCTGCGTGAGCGCGAGCACAACAAGGCTTTTTATCAGCTGTGCTGCCATATGCAGCCTGATTACCACCAAGTGGAATTTGATGTGCGCCTGTACCTCACCCATCTGGAGCAGCAGGGCACGCCGCTCTGGGGTCAGGCGTAA
- the murI gene encoding glutamate racemase, whose translation MVHSSSPIGVFDSGVGGLSVLQALRQELPGESFVYLADNAYAPYGERGDAFVAERTLAIGNYLLRSHAIKALVVACNTATAAAIHLLRAQWPDLLLVGVEPALKPAAASSRTGHIGVIGTRGTLGSAKFAQLQASLPPTVQCHLQPCDGLAYAIERSALQSDDAAQADVAALCQRYLQALGHFGSGDGSMDTLVLGCTHYVFVTPLLRSLLGPQVTLIDTGAPVARQTARLLQTAKLQTPDKTPAQVQLLTTGDLALLRAGASRWLQLSTADCHTVALPAPDYA comes from the coding sequence ATGGTGCATTCCTCGTCTCCGATTGGTGTTTTTGACAGCGGCGTGGGCGGCCTGAGCGTGCTGCAGGCCCTGCGCCAAGAGCTGCCGGGCGAGTCCTTTGTTTACCTTGCCGATAACGCCTACGCCCCCTACGGCGAGCGTGGCGACGCCTTTGTGGCCGAGCGCACCCTGGCCATTGGCAACTATCTGCTGCGATCGCACGCCATCAAGGCCCTGGTCGTGGCCTGCAACACCGCCACAGCAGCGGCCATCCATCTGCTGCGGGCGCAGTGGCCGGATTTGCTCCTGGTGGGCGTGGAGCCGGCCCTCAAGCCAGCGGCGGCGAGCAGCCGCACCGGGCATATCGGCGTCATAGGCACGCGGGGCACGCTTGGCAGCGCCAAATTTGCCCAACTGCAAGCGAGCCTGCCACCGACCGTGCAATGCCACCTGCAACCCTGCGATGGCCTGGCCTACGCCATCGAGCGCAGTGCTCTACAAAGCGACGACGCCGCCCAGGCCGACGTTGCCGCCCTGTGCCAGCGCTACCTGCAGGCCCTGGGCCACTTTGGCAGCGGCGACGGCTCCATGGACACCTTGGTGCTGGGCTGCACCCACTATGTGTTTGTCACCCCCCTGCTGCGCAGCCTGCTGGGGCCGCAGGTCACGCTGATCGACACCGGCGCCCCCGTGGCACGCCAGACGGCACGCCTGCTGCAAACAGCCAAGCTGCAAACCCCTGACAAAACTCCGGCGCAAGTGCAACTGCTGACCACCGGCGATTTGGCGCTGCTGCGCGCGGGCGCCTCCCGCTGGCTGCAGCTCAGCACTGCCGACTGCCACACCGTGGCGCTGCCCGCGCCAGATTACGCCTGA
- the acs gene encoding acetate--CoA ligase: protein MGETNTAIESVLVENRVFPPSEATVKAARVSGMAGYEALCAEANKDFEGFWAQRARDNVVWTKPFTKTLDESEAPFYKWFSDGELNASANCLDKHIGTPVENKTAIIFEADGGEVTKITYKELLAKVSQFANALKAQGVKKGDRVLIYMPMTIEGVVAMQACARIGATHSVVFGGFSAKAVQERVIDAGAVAIVTANYQLRGGKELPLKTIIDEALALGGCDTIKSVLVYERTATACNMVAGRDITFTQALDGQSTECAPEPVNAEHPLFILYTSGSTGKPKGVQHSTGGYILWAKMTMDWTFDLRADDVFWCTADIGWITGHTYVAYGPLAAGGTQIVFEGVPTYPNAGRFWQMIERHKCSIFYTAPTAIRSLIKAADTDESVHPKNSDLSSLRILGSVGEPINPEAWMWYYKNVGGERCPIVDTWWQTENGGHLITPLPGATPLVPGSCTLPLPGIAAAIVDETGNDMPNGAGGMLVIKRPWPSMIRTIWNDPERFKKAYFPEEMGGKIYLAGDGAVRDAKTGYFRITGRIDDVLNVSGHRMGTMEIESALVAKSDLVAEAAVVGRPDDLTGEAICAFVVLKRSRPTGEDAKQIAKELRDWVAKEIGPIAKPKDIRFGENLPKTRSGKIMRRLLRSLAKGEAITQDTSTLENPAILDQLAQNN, encoded by the coding sequence ATGGGTGAAACCAATACCGCAATCGAATCCGTGCTGGTGGAAAACCGCGTGTTCCCGCCATCTGAAGCCACTGTGAAAGCGGCCCGCGTCTCTGGCATGGCAGGCTATGAAGCCCTGTGCGCAGAGGCCAACAAGGACTTCGAAGGTTTCTGGGCCCAACGTGCCCGTGACAACGTGGTCTGGACCAAGCCTTTTACCAAGACGCTCGACGAATCCGAGGCCCCTTTCTACAAATGGTTCTCCGACGGCGAACTCAACGCCAGCGCCAACTGCCTGGACAAGCACATCGGCACCCCGGTGGAGAACAAAACCGCCATCATTTTTGAAGCCGACGGCGGCGAAGTCACCAAGATCACCTACAAGGAACTGCTGGCCAAGGTCAGCCAGTTTGCCAACGCCCTCAAGGCGCAGGGCGTGAAGAAGGGCGACCGCGTCCTCATCTACATGCCCATGACCATCGAGGGCGTGGTGGCCATGCAGGCCTGCGCGCGCATCGGCGCCACGCACAGCGTGGTGTTCGGCGGCTTCTCGGCCAAGGCAGTGCAAGAGCGCGTGATCGACGCCGGCGCCGTGGCCATCGTCACCGCCAACTACCAATTGCGCGGCGGCAAGGAACTGCCGCTCAAGACCATCATCGACGAAGCCCTGGCGCTGGGCGGCTGCGACACCATCAAGAGCGTGCTGGTGTACGAGCGTACCGCCACCGCCTGCAACATGGTCGCTGGCCGCGACATCACCTTCACCCAGGCCCTGGACGGCCAAAGCACCGAATGCGCGCCCGAGCCGGTGAACGCCGAGCACCCGCTGTTCATCCTCTACACCTCGGGCTCCACCGGCAAGCCCAAGGGCGTGCAGCACAGCACCGGCGGCTACATCCTGTGGGCCAAGATGACCATGGACTGGACGTTCGACCTGCGCGCCGACGACGTCTTCTGGTGCACCGCCGACATCGGCTGGATTACCGGCCACACCTACGTTGCCTACGGCCCGTTGGCCGCCGGTGGCACGCAAATCGTGTTTGAAGGCGTGCCCACCTACCCCAACGCCGGGCGCTTCTGGCAGATGATCGAGCGCCACAAGTGCTCCATCTTCTACACCGCCCCCACGGCCATCCGCTCGCTCATCAAGGCGGCGGACACCGATGAGAGCGTGCACCCCAAGAACTCCGACCTGTCGAGCCTGCGCATCCTGGGCAGCGTGGGCGAGCCCATCAACCCCGAAGCCTGGATGTGGTACTACAAAAACGTCGGCGGCGAGCGTTGCCCCATCGTCGATACCTGGTGGCAGACGGAAAACGGCGGCCACCTCATCACCCCGCTGCCGGGCGCCACGCCGCTGGTGCCGGGCTCGTGCACGCTGCCGCTGCCGGGCATTGCCGCCGCCATCGTCGATGAAACCGGCAACGACATGCCCAACGGCGCGGGCGGTATGCTGGTCATCAAGCGCCCCTGGCCGTCCATGATCCGCACCATCTGGAACGACCCCGAGCGTTTCAAGAAGGCTTACTTCCCCGAGGAAATGGGCGGCAAGATTTATCTCGCTGGCGACGGTGCGGTGCGCGACGCCAAGACGGGCTACTTCCGCATCACCGGCCGTATCGACGACGTGCTCAACGTCTCGGGCCACCGCATGGGCACCATGGAAATCGAATCGGCCCTGGTCGCCAAATCCGACCTGGTGGCCGAAGCCGCCGTGGTCGGCCGCCCCGACGACCTGACCGGCGAGGCCATCTGCGCCTTCGTGGTCTTGAAGCGCTCGCGCCCCACCGGTGAGGACGCCAAGCAGATCGCCAAAGAGCTGCGTGACTGGGTGGCCAAGGAAATCGGCCCCATCGCCAAGCCCAAGGACATCCGCTTTGGCGAAAACCTGCCCAAGACCCGCAGCGGCAAGATCATGCGCCGCCTGCTGCGCTCGCTGGCCAAGGGCGAAGCCATCACCCAGGACACCAGCACGCTGGAGAACCCCGCAATTCTGGATCAATTGGCGCAGAACAATTGA
- a CDS encoding alkaline phosphatase, protein MKKALHHITRTAALLLATTSASWAAGEATNVIFFLGDGMGPTTVTASRIYKVGEAGQLTMESLRRTARIRTFSNDAQTTDSAPSMAAYMTGVKMNNEVISMSADTHAYNGTKPYLNGTDSACPASGNGQSVPTLLELAKAAGKSVGAVTTTRVTHATPAATFAHVCHRDAENTIAAQAVPGSGLFNPALGTGLDVLLGGGAKFFLPTTAGGKRSDGQDLTALLQKAGYQYVSTGTQLQAVNPASTTKLVGLFNKDHLNYELDRVKKQLDEPSLADMTEKAIKVLQNNGKGYFLMVEGGRIDHALHGTNAKRALEDTVAFDNAIARALSLVDLKNTLIVVTADHDHTMAFNGYAQRGTPILGKSTDIKASSVQGQPVLAQAADGKPYTTLVFGNGGGPRKAVRDDLTSVDTAADDYLQEVGIPLGSPGSETHGGGDVMLFAGGAGSNGFKGTMLNTKVFGRVKAAMGL, encoded by the coding sequence ATGAAAAAAGCACTGCACCACATCACCCGCACCGCCGCCCTGCTGCTGGCCACCACCAGCGCCAGCTGGGCCGCCGGCGAGGCCACCAACGTCATCTTCTTCCTCGGTGACGGCATGGGCCCGACCACCGTCACCGCCAGCCGCATCTACAAAGTGGGCGAAGCCGGCCAGCTGACGATGGAGAGCCTGCGCCGCACGGCACGCATCCGCACCTTCTCCAACGATGCGCAGACCACCGACAGCGCCCCCTCCATGGCCGCCTACATGACCGGCGTGAAGATGAACAACGAAGTCATCTCCATGAGCGCCGACACCCACGCCTACAACGGCACCAAGCCCTACCTGAACGGCACCGACAGCGCCTGCCCCGCCAGCGGCAACGGCCAATCGGTGCCCACGCTGCTCGAACTGGCCAAGGCCGCCGGCAAGTCGGTGGGTGCGGTGACGACCACGCGCGTGACCCATGCGACGCCGGCCGCGACCTTCGCCCACGTCTGCCACCGCGACGCCGAAAACACCATCGCCGCCCAGGCCGTGCCCGGCTCCGGCCTGTTCAACCCGGCCCTGGGCACGGGGCTCGATGTGCTGCTGGGCGGCGGCGCCAAGTTCTTCCTGCCCACCACCGCCGGCGGCAAGCGCAGCGACGGCCAGGACCTGACGGCGCTGCTGCAAAAAGCCGGCTACCAATACGTAAGCACCGGCACACAGCTGCAGGCCGTGAACCCGGCCAGCACCACCAAGCTGGTGGGCCTGTTCAACAAGGATCACCTGAACTACGAGCTCGACCGGGTGAAAAAGCAGCTCGACGAGCCCAGCCTGGCCGACATGACGGAAAAAGCCATCAAGGTGCTGCAAAACAACGGTAAGGGCTATTTCCTCATGGTCGAAGGCGGGCGCATCGACCACGCCCTGCACGGCACGAATGCCAAGCGCGCGCTCGAAGACACCGTCGCCTTTGACAACGCCATTGCCCGTGCGCTGTCGCTGGTGGACTTGAAGAACACCCTGATCGTCGTCACCGCCGACCACGACCACACCATGGCCTTCAACGGCTACGCGCAGCGCGGCACGCCCATCCTCGGCAAGAGCACCGACATCAAGGCCAGCAGCGTGCAAGGCCAGCCCGTGCTGGCCCAGGCCGCCGACGGCAAGCCCTACACCACCTTGGTCTTTGGCAACGGCGGCGGGCCGCGCAAGGCCGTGCGTGACGACCTGACCAGCGTCGATACCGCCGCCGACGATTACCTGCAGGAAGTCGGCATTCCCCTGGGCAGCCCCGGCTCCGAAACCCATGGCGGCGGCGACGTGATGCTGTTTGCCGGCGGCGCCGGCAGCAACGGCTTCAAGGGCACGATGCTCAACACCAAGGTCTTCGGCCGCGTCAAGGCGGCCATGGGCCTGTAA
- a CDS encoding alkaline phosphatase has protein sequence MQLRFTALAAAASLALAACGGSGDDSPATPAGAPKNIIFFLGDGMGLTTQTAARIYKVGEDGEMAMDKLPETAFIRTYSHNAQVTDSAPSMAAYMTGVKMNNEVISMTPETRAFDASGKDYISGADSRCPTSGNGQAVATLLELAKAAGMGTGAVTTTRITHATPAATYAHICHRDGENAIAAQAVPGGAGFNSALGDGVDVLLGGGRQFFLPQAAGGKRTDGRDLTAELKTKGYTYVQNKTEFDAAAPAATKKLIGLFANSHMAYDTDRDASKEPSLAEMTGKAIELLTKNDKGFFLMVEGGRIDHALHDTNARKALQDTVAFDDAIARALDKMQAKDPGLKNTLVVVTADHDHTLVLNGYAARTGPTTASNPGVLGLLRNFVDGSLGTDLGGTPFTIIGFGNGENRPNVRTALTDAQVADKNYHQEAVIPMAAGNETHGGTDVFLGAAGKGADLFSGALTNTEVFGLIRKASGL, from the coding sequence ATGCAACTTCGGTTCACAGCCCTGGCCGCAGCCGCCAGCCTGGCCCTGGCGGCCTGCGGTGGTTCAGGTGACGATAGCCCGGCAACGCCCGCCGGCGCGCCCAAAAACATCATCTTCTTCCTCGGCGACGGCATGGGCCTGACGACCCAGACCGCAGCGCGCATCTACAAGGTCGGCGAAGACGGCGAAATGGCGATGGACAAGCTGCCTGAGACCGCCTTCATCCGCACCTATTCGCACAATGCCCAGGTGACCGATAGCGCACCTTCCATGGCCGCCTACATGACCGGCGTGAAGATGAACAACGAAGTCATCTCCATGACGCCCGAGACGCGCGCCTTCGACGCCAGCGGCAAGGACTACATCAGCGGCGCCGACAGCCGCTGCCCCACCAGCGGCAACGGCCAGGCCGTGGCTACGCTGCTGGAACTGGCCAAGGCTGCCGGCATGGGTACGGGCGCAGTCACGACCACGCGCATCACGCACGCCACCCCGGCTGCCACCTACGCCCACATCTGTCACCGCGATGGTGAAAACGCCATTGCCGCCCAGGCCGTGCCCGGGGGCGCCGGCTTCAACAGCGCCCTGGGCGACGGCGTGGACGTGCTGCTCGGCGGCGGGCGCCAGTTCTTCCTGCCCCAAGCCGCTGGCGGCAAACGCACCGACGGGCGCGACCTGACGGCCGAACTCAAGACCAAGGGCTACACCTACGTGCAAAACAAGACCGAGTTCGACGCCGCCGCACCCGCCGCAACGAAGAAGCTCATCGGCCTGTTCGCCAACAGCCACATGGCCTACGACACAGACCGCGACGCCAGCAAAGAACCGAGCCTGGCCGAGATGACTGGCAAAGCCATCGAGCTGCTGACCAAGAACGACAAGGGCTTCTTCCTCATGGTCGAGGGTGGGCGCATCGACCACGCGCTGCACGACACCAACGCACGCAAGGCGCTGCAGGACACCGTGGCCTTCGACGATGCCATCGCCCGCGCCCTGGACAAGATGCAGGCCAAAGATCCGGGGCTGAAGAACACCCTCGTTGTCGTCACCGCCGACCACGACCACACCCTGGTGCTCAACGGCTACGCCGCCCGCACCGGCCCGACCACCGCCAGCAACCCGGGCGTGCTCGGCCTGTTGCGAAACTTCGTCGATGGCAGCCTGGGCACCGATCTGGGTGGCACCCCCTTCACCATCATCGGCTTTGGTAACGGTGAGAACCGCCCGAACGTGCGCACGGCCCTGACCGATGCCCAGGTGGCCGACAAAAACTACCACCAGGAGGCCGTGATCCCCATGGCCGCTGGCAACGAGACCCATGGCGGCACCGACGTCTTCCTGGGCGCCGCCGGCAAAGGTGCCGATCTGTTCAGCGGCGCCCTCACCAACACCGAAGTGTTCGGCCTGATCCGCAAGGCCAGCGGCCTGTAA
- a CDS encoding c-type cytochrome: MNRVLIALALAATAAAPAMADEALAKSKNCLACHATDKKLVGPSYKDVAKKHAGQKDAEATLVEHIMKGSKGVYGPVPMPPNANVNEAEAKKLAGWILSLK; this comes from the coding sequence ATGAACCGTGTCCTGATCGCCCTCGCCCTGGCAGCCACTGCCGCCGCCCCCGCCATGGCCGATGAAGCCCTGGCCAAGTCCAAGAACTGCCTGGCTTGCCACGCTACCGACAAGAAGCTGGTTGGCCCCTCCTACAAGGACGTGGCCAAGAAGCACGCCGGCCAGAAAGACGCCGAAGCCACCCTGGTCGAGCACATCATGAAGGGCAGCAAGGGCGTGTACGGCCCCGTTCCCATGCCCCCGAACGCCAACGTGAACGAAGCCGAAGCCAAGAAGCTCGCCGGCTGGATCCTGTCGCTCAAGTAA
- a CDS encoding TIGR04438 family Trp-rich protein, translating to MYMLGLALVLTLLKYLEIGPVANWSWWWVLAPYALTALWWAWADATGYTKRKAMEKIEQRKQDRVNKHKEAMGMAPRKPR from the coding sequence ATGTACATGCTGGGATTAGCGCTTGTTCTGACGCTGCTCAAATATTTAGAGATCGGCCCCGTCGCCAACTGGTCTTGGTGGTGGGTGCTTGCACCATACGCGCTCACAGCCTTGTGGTGGGCCTGGGCCGACGCCACCGGCTACACCAAGCGCAAGGCCATGGAAAAAATCGAGCAGCGCAAACAAGACCGCGTCAACAAACACAAAGAGGCCATGGGCATGGCGCCGCGCAAGCCGCGTTGA